The nucleotide sequence AGTCATCGTGGATCGTTCCGAGCCGGGGGTTGACGGCCATCAGCACATTGTTCGCGCCGGTGATGGCCTGCCCGAGCCGTTCACCCTTGCCACGCAGCGCCTGTGAGAACGCAGAGAGGATCGCGTTGAGCTTGGCCGGGTCGATCGCACCGACCACTGACTGCAGATTTTCGAACACCGTGTTGACTTCGACGGTGATGTTGCGCGAATGCAGCACCGCGCCGGGCTTCAACGGGGTCGGGCTGGGATGGTCGGGCACGATCAGGTCGACGTACTTGGAGCCGAACGCGGTGGTCGACTTGATCTCGGCCTCGAGGTTGCTCGGCAGGTATTTGAAGGTGTCCGGATTCATCTTCAACTGCAGCTGAGCCGCACTCACGTCGGTGCCGATGGAAGCGACCTGGCCCACCTGCACGCCGCGCAACTTCACCTTGGCCCCGGGTTCCATCACCAGGCCCGCCCTGTCCGACTCCAGCGTGAGCGGGATGAATTCCTGGAATTTGCCGGAGAACGCGCCAGCGGTCAGTGCGATCAAGGCGGCGACCAGGATGAACAACGTGGGCGCCCACCAGATCGGGTCGATTCTGCTGGTGCGGTCGCTGTTTTTCCGACCGAGTCCGCTGCCGGCGTGGTTGCTCATTCGATTTACCCGGACAGGTTGAAGTTGCCGGACTGCCCGTAGACGGATAGCGAAATCATCAGGGCCACGAAGGCGGTGACGATCATCGACGACCGCACCGAACGACCAACCGCCTCACCCACGCCGGCCGGACCCCCCGTCGCGGTGAAGCCGTAGTAGGTGTGCACGACCATGACGCCCGTCGCCATCACCAGCACCGCCAAGAACGACCACAACAGATCCGTGGGACGCAAAAACGTGGAGAAGTAGTGCTCATATACGCCGCGTGACTGGCCGTAGATGTAGAGCGTGCCGAACTTGGACGCGAAGAACGACATCAGCACGGCGACCGCATAGAGCGGGATGACCACTAGGACGCCGGCGATGATCCGGGTCGACGCCAGATAGGTGATGGAACGAATGCCCATGACTTCCAGCGCGTCGATCTCCTCGTTGATGCGCATCGCGCCCAATTGGGCCGTCGCGCCGGCACCGATCGTGGCGGCCAGCGCCACCCCGGCGGTGCATGGCGCGATCATGCGGACGTTGAAGAACGCCGACAGAAACCCGGTCAGCGCTTCGACTCCGACGTTGGACAACGTGTCGTAGCCCTGCACGGCGACCAGCGCGCCGGTGGTCAGCGTGAGAAACCCGATGATGCCCACGGTGCCGCCGATCACCGCCAAAGCGCCTGTGCCCATGCCCATTTCGGCGATCAGCCGCAGCAGTTCCCCCGGATAGCGCCGTACCGCGTCGGCGGTGGCTGCCAGGGATTGCCCGTAGAATTCGGTCTGTTCACCCAGCCGGCGGGTAGCGGCTGCCAGCCGCGGTCCCAGGGTGGCGAACAAGGTTGGCTCGCCGGCCGTGTCGGTCATTTGGCTGTCACCTTCACGCCCAGCGCGGTCACCACGATGTTGATGAAAAACAACGCCATGAACGAGAACACCACCGTCTCGTTCACCGCGTTCCCGACGCCCGTGGGGCCGCCGCCCACCGAAAGTCCCTTGTAGCAAGCGATCAGGCCGGCGGACAACCCAAACAGAGTCGCCTTGATCAGCGAGATCACCACCTGCGGCAACCCCGTGAGCAGAGTCATTCCCGCAATGAAGGCGCCCGGCGTGACGTGCTGAACGAAAACCACGAAGATGTAGCTGCCGGTTAACCCGGTCACGGCGACCACCGAATACAGCAACAACGCCACGAAAGTGGCGGCGATGATCCGCGGAACTACCAAGGCTTGCACCGGGTTCACGCCGATCACCTTCATCGCGTCGATTTCCTCACGAATGGTGCGCGACCCCAAGTCGGCGCACATCGCCGTCGAACCCGCGCCGGCGACGGCCATGGCCGTGACGACCGGACCCACCTGTGTCACCGAGGCCAGCGCAGCACCGGCACCGGAAAGATCCCCGGCCCCGATCTCCACGAGCAGAATGTTCAGCACGAACACGATGAGCACCGTGTACGGAATCGACAGCATGATCGTCGGGAAAATCGAAACGCGAGCGACGAACCAGATCTGTTCGAGGAGTTCACGCCAGGCCCAGGGCCCGCGGACCGCGGCGACCAAAGCCTCGATGCTGAGGATGAAGAACTGGCCCAGCGCGTCCATCGGCCTCGCCAATGACGTGCCGTTCACCGGGGCCCCCCAAGCGACCGTGGGTCGAATCGGCTCATCGGTGCCCCCGTGTTTCATAAATTTCTAACCTGCTCGTAATTTGCCGACTCGAATCAACTCCATATTGTTTACGTGGCCGACACAACGCTCATCAACGCTCATCCGAGGCCCGTTCGAGCGCATAACCTGGCGGGAATTTACTGGCAGAACGACGTAGGCCGTTAGGTTTGCAATCACCCAGAAAATATCTGGCCGGGCTCGGGCGGCACGTCATCGGATTCGGGGCGCAGTCGCTGATCCGACGGGCTGCGAGGCCGCGAACGGTGGATGTGCGGCGCCTCCGCCCGGGCGGGCGCCCCCGATCGCTGCTTAGGCTGCGACGGCAACTGGCAAGTCCGCAGCCAATGTTTCATTGGTCGGGCGCGATGGATACGCGGCAATTCTGCCGACGAGATCCTTCCCTATAAATTTCAGGGAATTTGTCACCATAC is from Mycobacterium conspicuum and encodes:
- a CDS encoding MCE family protein, which produces MSNHAGSGLGRKNSDRTSRIDPIWWAPTLFILVAALIALTAGAFSGKFQEFIPLTLESDRAGLVMEPGAKVKLRGVQVGQVASIGTDVSAAQLQLKMNPDTFKYLPSNLEAEIKSTTAFGSKYVDLIVPDHPSPTPLKPGAVLHSRNITVEVNTVFENLQSVVGAIDPAKLNAILSAFSQALRGKGERLGQAITGANNVLMAVNPRLGTIHDDWRLFGKTAAIYSDAAPDILSILDSAATTSATITAEQRSLDSLLMSAVGFSQTGINVVGRNESNIVRSMNLLDPTLALLNKYSPTYTCLFQGAQWYVDHGGRDALGGNGYSVILDAALLFGDDPYRYPKHLPKVNATGGPGGKPSCGSLPDPSANFPVRALVTDTGWGAAPDEIRTTPWVGNPWWANYFPTTKNPPEPPRYNYRGGVPPS
- a CDS encoding ABC transporter permease, yielding MTDTAGEPTLFATLGPRLAAATRRLGEQTEFYGQSLAATADAVRRYPGELLRLIAEMGMGTGALAVIGGTVGIIGFLTLTTGALVAVQGYDTLSNVGVEALTGFLSAFFNVRMIAPCTAGVALAATIGAGATAQLGAMRINEEIDALEVMGIRSITYLASTRIIAGVLVVIPLYAVAVLMSFFASKFGTLYIYGQSRGVYEHYFSTFLRPTDLLWSFLAVLVMATGVMVVHTYYGFTATGGPAGVGEAVGRSVRSSMIVTAFVALMISLSVYGQSGNFNLSG
- a CDS encoding MlaE family ABC transporter permease; its protein translation is MNGTSLARPMDALGQFFILSIEALVAAVRGPWAWRELLEQIWFVARVSIFPTIMLSIPYTVLIVFVLNILLVEIGAGDLSGAGAALASVTQVGPVVTAMAVAGAGSTAMCADLGSRTIREEIDAMKVIGVNPVQALVVPRIIAATFVALLLYSVVAVTGLTGSYIFVVFVQHVTPGAFIAGMTLLTGLPQVVISLIKATLFGLSAGLIACYKGLSVGGGPTGVGNAVNETVVFSFMALFFINIVVTALGVKVTAK